CTTCTATTGAAATGAATTGGAGTGCTTTTGGAGAATGCTTGCTGGAGGCCTATGAAACTCTTTGCAAGTACACATCTCCGGCAAGCTAAATGACGGCATGGGGAAAAccattatttaaagggacccccaCTTTAATGCGTAAGACAGCTTGAGTGCCCCTTTAAGTATACTTGTAGGGTGTGCTGTCATAGGGAAGTGACCGTCCCTGCTAAATTCTGCTTCTGTTTTTGCCAGGGAAACTATAGTAAGAGTCCTAAACCCGTAGTTGTAGCGAGCTGGTATGACCACTGAAAACAAAAGTAGACCGGTTTGCAGAGCCGTAAGGTTATTTAAGGGTTTTTATGTTAGCAGATTGTTTTGTAGCTAAAATGTCCCAGAGAGTCCTAATCATGAAGAATGCGGATTAGTGCACTTCAGTGTGCATTCTGTACTACTTACAAAACAAAGAGAACAAGAGTTCACCTTTTTACCGCTGGAAGGAAAGCACTTCCATCGAAACGAACGGGGGCACTttgtgcaaatgcatggagggggggtctcattagatccCGTGGCACTCTCAGGCAAGGCAGTTCTGGAGCTGGCTGGCCGTGAGGATCACTGGTGTGCTGGCAAGCAGGAGAAGCGTTCAACACTTTTCCTGCAAGCCTAGCAGCTGGGCTGAGGAAACCATTCGAATGTCTACACGGTGTCTTGACATATATCTCAATTGATCCTGAGCATGGTAGGACTTCTAGGAGTGGTTTAACCAAGCCATAGGTCTCTGTGTAAAATATGTGACAATGAGCCCTCCTCACTAGATCCTTTAGCACTGCATTCCCACTGCAggctttttcccccccagaagCCCCGATTCCGATTATTAAACCGAATGTCATAAGCTGCCGTGCTATTTATATTAACGAACACCCGTCTCATGGACGCCAGTGTTGGCTTGGATGGGGTGCATGTTAATTCTCTAACCTCCAACTGCATGTTTCCATTCATACTGTAAGGAGTAGATGTTTTCTAGTAATACCAGAAAAAGGTGtctgtgtttatatattgtttcctTAAATAtccatgcatttttttccatacaaTTCTGTTCAGCTCCCATAGCACGCCAGTTACAAATTTCCAGTTCTGCCGCTAACACATGGCACCAGTTGGAAGTTGTTATGATTATTTTCCATCTAATCTCTGGCCTGCAGGCTGTCTGTAAACAAGAACGCTTAGGTATACAATAACAACGCATCATGGAAAGAAATATGAATTTTCCCAATAATCGTGTTTAGCAGGTTACACTTTTTCCGCGGTAACGCGTTTGGAAAGTCTAAGGGTGGTGGCGCATCACAGCCTCAACGTGTCTCCCGTCTAAATTTGGTTTAAAATCTCCTGTATGGCTAGCTGATGGTtgtatgttttagtatttgATTCGTACACCAGGAGAGTATTGTAGGAAACACGGCTTTGGTGTATCTATTTTAATAATCTCAAATTCTGCAGCAAGATACAATATTACAtgattttgggggaaaaagctTTAGATTTCCGCACAAATATCACTCTGGATCTTGTGGTGCTGTATTTACGTTTTTATGGTCTTCAGTTCAGTTAATTTAGCCTTATAAGAAATCTTATAGTCaggaatattaaaatatcaaggcttctttttcatttgtagCCATAATCTTGATAAAGATTTTCATATATGGATATCAAATATGTAGCATCATTTTCCCACCAAGCCAGAGCTTCCAAGGTACCTAACAAAAGCAAACAGCTCCAGATCCTTAGTTTATTAGACAATGTAGTTATACATAGCTGCCGTAAGGCctattgttatatttaaaaaacaaagttaagTTCCCCATACATTAAGTTATTTACTAGGGAAGATCCAGGTCAGTTATGCATTAGGTGTGGTTGAGAAGAAATAATTGGTGGCCTGAATCAGCTCTGTGTTGCTTTTGGTGTTATAAGGAACCATATTTTGTGATGAAGGATTAAAGAATGTCCATCGAATAGCATCATAGGAGAGGTGTCCTAACGCCAGCTCTGTGCAGATACGGAGTGGAAAATATTACTGTGGCATCTCCCCAAAATGATGTGACCTAATTCTGCATTTCATGTTGATTCTGTACAGGGAGGTTCTATGCCAGAGATTCCCTTTGTGTGCTCGGCTCCCCATACTTCCATTTTTAGAAAGCGTCTTCATCTTGAGAGCATTTTAGTTGACGTAGATTTCAGGCCAAGGCGAAATGTCATTCCCTGGGAGGTCAGCAGCAGTATAAATTCTTTTATGCCCCTAGGGAGCTTctgttttgaaaaataaacataaacccTTCCATGCTGGGATTTTGTTTTGAGGAATCGGATGTCTTGCAGCATTGCCCAGACAGTTTCCCCCTCCTCCTAAGTCGCAGCTAAGCCATAAACGTGGAAAGGCATTGTAATGTCAAAAACAAGGGTGAATACAATTAACGCGCAGCTAGGCTTCTCTCCGGTTTCACaataggacatttttttttttcgagaTGGAAAGCTGATCATCTCTGCtacttattaaattaaatgcttCAAACTCCCAACTGCTGTCACTGTGATGTGACAAAAACTTATATTTGTGTGACGTCTGATATGCAGCCGTaggtttatacattttttttcttctttttccaggTATGGCATCACAGCTGCAGGTGTTTTCCCCTCCTTCAGTATCATCCAGTGCCTTCTGCAGTGCTAAGAAACTCAAAGTCGAGCCTTCCGGCTGGGATGTTACGGGACACGGTAATAACAAGTATTACAGGCACAGCAAAAACATCCCGGTCACCCAAGGACACGTCGCAAGTTCTTCTCACCAGGTAGCTGGTTTTGGTTTGTCTGCCTATGAACCCAGCCTCCTGATCCCAGCCACTGCGGCAGATCACATTGTGGTAACTGCAGCCGACAGCACAGGTGGTGGCCCTACCACCTCCTTCCAGAGCAGTCAGATTCTCAGCCACCGAAGTAACCTTTCTTTACTGGAACCTTATCAAAAATGTGGACTGAAAAGAAAAGGTGAGGAGGTGGACAGCAACGGTAGCGTGCAGATAATTGATGAACGGCCACCTCTGATGCTCCAAAACAGAGCCGCAGTGGGTGCTGCTGCCACGACCAGCACTATAAGCACTAAAAGCAGCAGTTCTAATGGCGAGGGTGACTATCAGCTTGTTCAGCATGAAATCTTGTGTTCTATGACCAACAGCTATGAAGTCTTGGAGTTTTTGGGCCGGGGAACATTTGGTCAGGTGGCAAAGTGCTGGAAGCGGAGCACCAAGGAAATTGTAGCAATTAAGATCCTAAAAAACCACCCTTCATATGCCAGACAAGGTCAAATTGAGGTCAGCATCCTCTCCCGCCTTAGCAGTGAGAATGCAGATGAATACAACTTTGTACGTTCCTACGAGTGCTTCCAGCACAAAAATCACACATGCCTTGTTTTCGAAATGCTGGAGCAGAACCTGTATGATTTTCTTAAGCAGAATAAATTCAGTCCCCTGCCTCTTAAATACATCAGGCCCATCCTGCAGCAAGTTGCTACTGCCCTATTGAAACTCAAAAGCCTTGGACTAATTCATGCCGATCTGAAACCTGAGAACATCATGCTGGTAGACCCTGTGCGTCAGCCCTATAGGGTGAAAGTGATCGACTTTGGATCTGCCAGCCACGTGTCAAAAGCAGTCTGTTCAACCTATTTGCAGTCTCGCTATTACaggtaagacttttttttttgttttaggattATTTAAGGATGCACCGAAATATCGGTGGCCGAAAATGGTATTATGGGcaaaacgcaaaaaaaaagaaagtaaataaTTGTCCGCAGGGGCCCGCTGCTTACCTATGCGTTGCTCACGCACACAGTGGGAGCTACgtctcttgttccacccagcGCAGGAAACCCAGCGGAGTCTTTTTctttggggggggtcatttaattttcagtgcatccctagattTATTACACTTTAATGATTCCTGTGGATTACGTAAGCATCATTTACTGAAacatcaagttttttttctctgagaCATACTGACCTGGTGGTGGCGTAGCACATTTCTCCTGTGCATGTTTACTTCCAAGGGCACACAATTTTTACATTCAACAGCAACTGAAAAGAGAATGAGTGGTGTAATGGTTATTTTGTACCTGATTAACATCCAGTTGGTAATTTTGGAGGGAAATGCTAATTTTAGAGCTATGGCCATCTATATTTTGTTCCGGTCATTTACTACTTTACTTTACTCATAGACTTTAATTAAAGGAACACAGTATCAAactgtttttaaaactttttttaacccACCTTCAAGTAGCCATAGCCAGCATCTTGTAGCCCCAGTTAACAGTGAGTTGCAGCAGTGATTAggcctccctaccttctcagtcACGTTACTGTGTGAAACTCTATGCAGACCATATTCTGGCACGCTAGGTGTTCCAATAGCTACAAGGAAGCTTTATCTTTTTGAAAGACTTGTCGCTGGTTCTTCAGATGGTCTATAAGAACAACTATTCAACACAGAGGTCTCCCAGCCGTGTCGGCACCTAAGTTTTGCGCTGGACTGTAACTCGTCTGCATTTTGCTCTCCTCTGACCTCCTCTTTGCATCTTCACTCCCTTTAGTGACGTTCGGTCTGCTATAATTAAAATAGTTGCTATGCTTCATAGTCACTGAGCTATCGCAATTCTTGCACCACAAGTATGATTTTGTTGGCTTTTTGGTTGCTGATCTCTGAAGTTCAAGGTGGCTTATTCCTCAAGAATACACCGTAAAGATGGATTTCTTTGGGCGTGCTTTGTTTTGTAGAGAGACCACATTTTTCTTATTGAATTAAGTATGTGTTATAAAGGGCCAAACCTGGTGAGATTCACCAGCAAGAAAAGCTGAGAGGGCATGCATAAAAAACCTTGTTTGATAAGGGATAATTCCCTAACCTTTTCGCCATACACAATTGCGGGGCGAAGTTGGCCCTGGCTGCAGACACAGACTTTCAGGGTTTATCGTTCTGGCTTGTGACAGACAACCTGCTGCacatgtatgttagcatgacaTATGGTCTTACTAGCAAAGGGGTTATTTGAtttccctgccccccccttGTTCTTGGCACTAGGATAAGGGGTGACCAAAGAGTTGCCGTGGTAACTATCTCACTAGTGAACATGTGTTTAGTACtgtttggtgtgtgtgtaacagatgGTTCTTCACAGATAATTCACCAGTTGCTAGTGTTTGGTATCTAGGTGCCGTCATGCAGAACGTCCGCGTCACTGTGCGTGTGTGCTGACCACTTATAGAAGCTTTCGTTACTTAATAAGTCGCTGGGTTTCTCCGTTTCTGTGTGAGATTTTGCTAGTACCTTCGCCATGTGCAGTGGAGTTGCTGTGAACGGTAAAAGCACACATGAACGCTTGCGTGCAGTCGGTTTATTCACCAGAGCCTAAAACCCAATGTGCACCAATGCTCAGCCATCTTTAAAATACTGAATTACACCACAACCTTCCAGCCACGGAGTATTCAGTGATATCGGAGTACGTGGTGAATATTTAACCTGCTCCGTCTCGGAGAGGTCAACCACATGCTGTTAAATATTCAATTCTAAATGCAGGGGGGACAGGTACAATGTGTCATTAACTGTATGTATCACAGCTAAAGCCCCCACATTGCTTTGcctagtttattatttattataattatatatatttctttctgaATTCTCCATCAGAGCTCCTGAAATTATCCTGGGGTTGCAGTTTTGTGAAGCTATCGATATGTGGTCCCTTGGATGCGTCATCGCAGAGTTGTTCCTAGGATGGCCGCTGTACCCCGGCGCTTCTGAGTATGATCAGGTAAGTCCTGCTGGTGTCAGTAACACGTTTCTGATATGACTCTCGATAGAGCAATACTTTGCATTGGAAAATATATAGATTCTGTATCTTTTCAGGTCTTTATGGTGGCGGTCTTGGAGAGATCGTAGCCCTCAGCCCTTCACCTGGCAGTCATatcaaatttttattatttaataatttggcTAGCCAGGTAGCTCAAAATTTTAATGCTGCACCGCCATTTGCCTTTgtagaaatctcatggtgctgccacaaccacaaggtattctgggtaggcgcatgcaaataaggtcaataaaATGTGTTGGACAAGACTTATATAGAAACTAAGAGCCAGTCACTGTGTATTTGTGTCCTTGCTGGCCCTCTCTCTAATTTCCATTGATACACAATGGGCTTCATTGTACTTTTTGTGTGCATCTTACATTGTGTGAGAAGGCTCactgaaacctttttttattccgTTCGTATAATGTGATTGTGTTGGTATAGGTGGTTAACCCCCAATAACTTTACTGTTCTTCTGGGTAGTCCTTGGTGTCCTTGGCTCAAGTGAAAAGGACATCAGTACACCAACGTTTTTAATGACCACAAAAAAGTCTGAGATATAGTGCagcttaagttttttttttaaactaatatatatatttttttttattgtacgaTATCTTTAAAAATTACCGACGACAAAAAGTTGATATCTCCTGAGGGTTTTGGCCAAAGCCTTTTATGTGTTGACAGGCATGTTTCATGTGACACTGGTAAGTCCAGGTGCAGACGTTATTCTTGTCTCTACTCTGAAATGTGAAATTGCCTTCTAATTCTGAGAAAATAAGCGTATGCCCCACTCCCAGCATTCTCAGAAGTAGGTGGGGGTCCTTTGAATTCTGGTTCTCCCTTCTATATGAATGCTTTTTATGGTTTCAATAGATCCTGCCAGCAGTTTGACAGGTGCCAgtcaaagctatttttttttaagtaaatctaAGCCTAATATATCCATAAATCTGGTTAATTACTGAAGCTGCTGCCTCGTCAACCCATTTACTCTGTACATAATGAGCTTTTTGGCAGGTTGACACAAAGGGTGGGTGCGGCTAACATTTCGGTGACAGGGAGTTATCTTAGATGACTTctagattaaaaaagaaagaaagcaacCAACCATCTTAATGCCATATTGCATTGCTGAgcagtctgttttttttatttattataacctAGTCCTAGACTAATCATATATTACACTGTTTAGTTTAATAATGTTTCTTGcctccttttttcattttttttctcatcttcAATAGTATAGCACAGTAGAATTTCTTTTCCAGGTGCTTGTACTGAGTTGCATCCATTGGACGGCCATGTTTTTTTCTccgttttatttgtttaatgtaaTTGGGAAATGTCTCTTTTCTTTAGGCATCTGCGGACCTGCCAGAACCAGCCCTCTGTGTTTTACAAAGTGAATTGGGTTGTCTGTTGCACAGCCTTAATCACAAGCCTCAGCATAGTAATTTTACAGAGGAAATATGCTGGCTTTcagtagttaaaaataaatggctGTCATGCTGGGTGGTTTCCTTTGACTGAAAAGCTGTGTATTCTGAGAATCGTATGCATAATGAGGTTaggctgtttttttgtgttttttttttttctttctaaacgCAGATCCAAAATCGGCCTTCCTCAGGGAGTAAGTGGTTAACGTTGACTTTGTTGGTTTGAGTGAAGCCTGAAACCCGAATAAATTATTACTGTTTAACACCCTCCTGTGGATGTGTTACCTGACCCTGTGAAACTGACGTGTCCCATGTTTCTTTCAGATCCGGTACATATCTCAGACCCAAGGTCTTCCCGCAGAGTACCTTCTTAGTGCTGGAACAAAAACATCTAGATTTTTCAATCGGGATCCGGAACTTGGATATCCTTTATGGAGGCTAAAGGTTAGAATACTGTTCTGGTAACAGCCTGGCAttagcattgttttttttttttctttttgtacaaaatgttctttttatgtCGCATGAATATGGAAAACCACACGGCTTTTTGAGGGTAGGGCAGAGCGTAACGTCTCTAGAAACCTAGGTGAACCGTGTCACCTAACAGTGCCACCCCCACCGACTCGTGCAGATGTCTTATCTATATGGCTTCTGGGCAGGGCAGCAGGAAGagaattgttctttttttcttttaaaaatgctCCATTTGTTAGTTTTCATGAAAACAAAGTTTTTCCCCCTTATTTAAAATACGTATGCTAACGGCCCCTTGACCAAGTCTACTAAAGGTGATCATCACACTGTTCACACCTCGCCATATGGATCGGAGCTAGAGAACATGTTAAGAAATACGCCGTTTTAATCTTGGAACCCACATATCCAGTATATTGTATATGACATGTTAAATTTGCCAAGTAGTCTGTCAAAGAAGGGACGCAAACAAATTCTCCCCACCTCTGACACAGCAGGGTTCGTTTTTAATCTTCTTCCAGTTTAATTTTAGTTGTATGTTTAAACTTCCTCCAAAAACAGGCATAggttatggggttttttttggggggaagagGGACTGGAATTGTTACCAGAATACATTGAAAAACCTTTCTTGATTAATTGTgcctttttattatacattttgtcttTGTTACACTGGGAGGGGTGAAGTAATTATTGGAAAAAGATTTTGGCATGTGGGATGGTGGAGCTTGTTGCATTCCAGTAGAACATTTGGAAAATTGCTTTGTTTGACAGTGTCCTTAATTAAGTTAGCcaaaaggaaatgttttttttttttaattttaaattaataattaacgGCTTATCTCCCTCGTGTGCATCATCGCTGTTCATAATTACGATTGTTTGTACGTTGTTAATGAAAGCACCTTGGTAACAACTGACCATTAAATCCTCTCTCCGAGCGTCATCCTCCGGAATCCGCTAAGCTTTTTTTTCAGCTTCGCATATATCTCTAAGCATACATTGTATGCATATCCTCCCTTTTATCATGGTCCATCTGCTCCGCAAAAAGCACCACTTTGCCCTGGCTTGACAGATATGTGTTGACCCTCAACAGTCTTTTTATGCCTCTAAAAGAAAACACTCTCCAGATGTGCTTTTTCTTCAAATAACAATCACTCATCTCCTGTTCATTTTCTCTGAAGTGGCTTTCATGGAGTAATTGTTATCCTAGGGAAATATTTTACCATATCGAATAGCTACCTACGTCTGACGCCAGTAACCTCTTTGTTTGTGTTAGATGGACTTCTACCAGTAGGAAATAACCAGGATCACTGATAAAGtggcatgtatatatatacacagtcaGAAACCGTATTGGAAGTATTAATGTGGCTTATAAACTTCTTGTAGAATGTAAAGCAAAAAAGACCTGTCATTCTGGTCCTTGATCtcataaaaacaaacttttttagGCTTTGTcttcttttgtgtcacatggtaATTTTAATGGAAGGAGACAAAATGGTGCGTTTAGTTACAAAGTGAATTTAGCAGAGCAGGGGTAACAGTACCTATACTCTTTATGCATGCTTAAAATAACAGTGCTTgctttattctctttttttgttacagacACCAGAGGAGCATGAAATAGAAACTGGTATAAAATCGAAGGAGGCACGAAAGTACATCTTCAATTGCTTAGATGATATGGCTCAGGTGAGATTAAAGTGCGAATGACGGGGAGCTCTCCAGGCACTTGATTGTCCTGGTTACAGTTCTTCTCAAGTCAGCCCTGACCTCTGTGTCCGATGGTGCAGTTGTtatatttccttgttttctttttgttttttgtttttttttttgggggggggcattctgTTGAGGTCAGGTGAGTTGACTATGTTGTCCCCAAAGAATCTATGACCCTGGCACTGTACAACACTAGCCTGCTGACTCTTGTCAAGGTGAGCGGTACCCATTGTGGGGAGGCTGTGATTATTGGAGCTGAATTGAGTTATAAGTTGGCTGAGtgggttttttaaaaattaatttcaggcatcagtgaagcaagcaGTGTTTGCATCGGTTATGGGCCTCATTCAGCTAAATGAGTGGCGTTAATGCTCTAAATGCATTTATACCTAGTAGTAACGTTCAGAATTTAACCTTGCTAGTGGCTGTCCAGCACGATGGCACGTTTACCTTCTATAAGCAGATACATTACATTAATTCATAGATCTTGGGGACAAGCACCATCACAGGTGCCGTCCTTACCACAGCAGAACCAGTAAGCGTTTAATTGCAGAGGGCAACCTTGTTCTACAGTGTAAGCCTTGAAACCTTACAGCGCTCTCTGCCAAGTGGCTTTATGTCCAGTTTCCCTTGCAAGTTATAACTTTGCTTCTTACTTACACTGGTTGTGTCCTTTTATCATCTAGGTGAATATTTCTACAGATCTAGAGGGTACCGATATgttggcagagaaggcagaTCGAAGGGAGTTTATAGACTTGCTGAAGAAAATGTTAACTATTGATGCCGATAAGAGAATAACACCCCTGAAAACCTTGAACCATCCTTTTGTCACAATGAATCACTTGCTGGATTTCCCGCACAGCAACCAGTGAGTATTTTTACTTCTTATTCCAGGACACCATTTAGCTTTGTAACATATTCTGGAAAGACTGACAGATATGCTGAAAAATGATGACTTTCTGATTTTCTCTAAGGTTTACCAGCGTTTCAGCTGACTAATTGTACATCCTGCTTTAAGCAAAGCAATAAGGGGCCATTTCTTTAATGACTGCTTGGCAACGCGGCTTATGCAGTGGCTGTACACTTATAGGAAAACATTCCAGCCCTATTTGTAATGTAAAATGACTACCTATAATTATTTGAATCAAAATGATCATATATAACAttgaatcagttttttttttcgcaTTGCTCCCATACCTGACTCTTTTCTTTCCCTGTTCCAAACAGTGTAAAGTCCTGCTTTCAAAATATGGAAATTTGCAAGAGGAGAAGCAATATGTATGATACAGTAAATCAGATCAAAAGTCCATTTACCACCCATGTCGCTCCCAACACAAGCACAAACCTGACCATGAGCTTCAACAATCAACTGAACACTGTGCACAATCAGGTATGGAAGGGAAACTTTTATGATGGACAAGAACTTGGCTGCCAGTCTGCTTTTGTTCTTGCCTCTTGTTTGATAAGTTTTTATAATTGTAGCAGTGCCAAGAATGTAGTGAGCAAGTTCCTTGTGTACATGCGCACTGTGTCTATACTATTGCATAGAAGTTTAATGTGTTACCATACTGAGTTAATAACCCAACTCAAAATAAGATTGCTTTCCTTGGCCACTTATCCCTTGACATCAAGCTTCCATTGCAGTTCTAGACAACAGACCCCTGCGTTTTATAATTGTCTATCTCACTGTCCCCGTGCCTTCTGTTCTAGAATTAAACCCAGTGGGAAGCTTATAAAAGTTTCCTTCTCAGCCGCCTTGACTCACTGAGGCAAGTAAAATTATCTTGTCGGATCTGTGTGCGTAAAAAAACCAGCAAACCGATCCTTCAGCATTCCTGAAAGTTTCCTAAACATCCCATGTCACTTGAACATGAGCCCATCTGTAAATCTCAATATCCATTTAGTAGAATAACAGGCCGGGCAAGAACTGGACACATTTTAATACCGTTTGGCTGGCTTCTCAAGCAATTTCACTTCAATGGAAATTTCCTACTTCCTAGCAACCCACAATAACATGATGTGCTTAGTAATTGTCAACTATCCTGTGACGTGTGCAGAGGAACCCGTTGGGGAAGGACCATCTGCTATTAAAGAACCTGAAAGACggtcccccccccctcaaatGTTGGGTCTGAAAAGTAGCTCTGAATCCATGTATTATTACTCAAGCCAGTGACTGCTACTGGCCTACATGAGCTCATTCTCTCTTCTGTATTAATTATGTACTACCGCTTTCTGATCTTCGCTTAGTTAATCTCCATTTGCAGCACATGAGAGGAATGGAGAAGACATCAAAGTGAATTTTGTCCCGTTAACCTCTAGGGTGCCACAATCAGGACTATTGTGTATAGGcctttatattgtgtatatgtatatataatcatgcctctaagtgtgtatatatatatatatatatatatatatatatatatacacacatacacaaaacagTCCAATGTGTttactttgtgtatatatatatttttttttgtaggctaGTGTGCTGGCTTCCGGTTCATCTGCGGCTTCTTCCCTTTCCTTGGCCGGCTCAGATGTCTCGCTACTTAACTATCAGTCTGCGCTTTACCCGCCGTCTGCTGCCCCGGTGACTGGGGTCACACAGCAGACTGTGTCTCTGCAGCCTGGAGCTACTCAGCTGTGCGCCCAAACCGATCCATTCCAGCAAACCTTCATCGTCTGCCCTCCGCCGTTTCAAGGTAAACTTTCTTCAGCTTTAGGCACCTTGTGAAGACGGGTATTACACTGGAAACATCTCCCGTATAAGGCATCTAAGACTACCATAACTTACAGAATCAGtttatattttcctttgtaAGCCCTTCATCCCTAAAACTGCCGGGCTAACAAGTTCTTCTATTACTGGAATATGTTCTCCCGTGATTTTGTATTGCGATCCTGAATGTGAACTCAACaccatcttttatttttgttaatttttagcTGCCGGACTCCAGCCGTCTACCAAGCATTCTGGTTTTCCTGTTCGGATGGACAATAGCGTTCCTCTGGTACCCCAAGCTCCTGCAGCCCAGCCTCTTCAAATCCAGTCAGGTGTCTTGACACAGGTAACTTACCGTAAAGCACCTTCTCCCCCATATACAtgtatgtcctttggttttgggtACGCCATTCAAATTCTGAGGCTTGTTTTTGTCTATCCATAAATATACTGTAATGAGATTTTACCAAGTGGTTCAATTTGGAAATGAAACCGGTAGAtattaagtttttttgtttgtttgttttgtttgcgcTGATGTATTCTCTTATAGTGTTATGTGCATTTCGTGTTAATCTCATCAAAAAGGTGTTTCCTTTGGAGAGTCACCGGTGTTCATTTGGAAATGAACTGGGTGTGCCTTAACATCTCGTATAATTTAATCTCCGGTATCTGTATAATCCCCTTTCATGCTTGAACACAGTGTTATGTAGTGCACATTGTTTCATATAGGTGCCAATTTACTACCCCTCAATGGCAGTGTTTCTATTTTCCATGTTGGCATTCTTATGTCCTTAGTCATCCTTAACGTATGTGTTGGGCCTCGTTCTGTTTTAACACAGTACCCTATATGCTATTTTTAAGCTAAGTGTCAATAATAGAAAAGCATACAACCCTTCCGTTCTCCGGGTCGTTATGGTACTCCcaagaaatgaaaaacaaaaggaacGTGGTATAGGTAGCTTTCCTAAATACATTTAGATTTTCTGAAAGCTGTGCAGACGGCTGTCTTAGATAACACTGTGAAAACCTTTTCGTCTTTCCCTTAACATGGTACAGTTTGGCAACAGAATTGAAGCCATTGAATACCtccatagcattaaacaatCTCTGGTATCTCTTGTACCTTAGATTTCCTTAAATACACTGTGTCTTATATTCTATAACTAATAGTTGTTTTGTGGGAGTTCTTATTTGAAAACAGCGATAAAGAAACGGCGTTAGGTCGGTGTTAAATGCCTAGCCCTCTTTGTAGAATTAGGATTTTTCCATCGAGTTTCCAACCGTGTCTTGTTTAAGTCAAAGAATAAAGATGAGTAATTGCACTTCTTGGTATTTGCTTTCTTTATGCTAATAGCCCCTGTCTGAAAGTGTATCCTAGCATTTGAACATGCATTAATCTGAAAGCAATGCGTCTAAAATAAATTGGCTGTCTTATTTGTTGGAGGAGAAAAATGCCTGGCATTAAGTGGCTTTTTCA
This sequence is a window from Spea bombifrons isolate aSpeBom1 chromosome 2, aSpeBom1.2.pri, whole genome shotgun sequence. Protein-coding genes within it:
- the HIPK1 gene encoding homeodomain-interacting protein kinase 1 isoform X3, translated to MASQLQVFSPPSVSSSAFCSAKKLKVEPSGWDVTGHGNNKYYRHSKNIPVTQGHVASSSHQVAGFGLSAYEPSLLIPATAADHIVVTAADSTGGGPTTSFQSSQILSHRSNLSLLEPYQKCGLKRKGEEVDSNGSVQIIDERPPLMLQNRAAVGAAATTSTISTKSSSSNGEGDYQLVQHEILCSMTNSYEVLEFLGRGTFGQVAKCWKRSTKEIVAIKILKNHPSYARQGQIEVSILSRLSSENADEYNFVRSYECFQHKNHTCLVFEMLEQNLYDFLKQNKFSPLPLKYIRPILQQVATALLKLKSLGLIHADLKPENIMLVDPVRQPYRVKVIDFGSASHVSKAVCSTYLQSRYYRAPEIILGLQFCEAIDMWSLGCVIAELFLGWPLYPGASEYDQIRYISQTQGLPAEYLLSAGTKTSRFFNRDPELGYPLWRLKTPEEHEIETGIKSKEARKYIFNCLDDMAQVNISTDLEGTDMLAEKADRREFIDLLKKMLTIDADKRITPLKTLNHPFVTMNHLLDFPHSNHVKSCFQNMEICKRRSNMYDTVNQIKSPFTTHVAPNTSTNLTMSFNNQLNTVHNQASVLASGSSAASSLSLAGSDVSLLNYQSALYPPSAAPVTGVTQQTVSLQPGATQLCAQTDPFQQTFIVCPPPFQAAGLQPSTKHSGFPVRMDNSVPLVPQAPAAQPLQIQSGVLTQQAWPGATQQILLPSTWQQLPGVALHNSVQPTAVIPETIGSNQQLTDWRNAHSHGNQYSSLMQQPSLLANHVTLAAAPPLNVGVAHVVRQQQNGSMSTKKNKQQSQSNQKTLSALDVIPSQVYSLVGSSPIHAPSSYSQLLPVQEQRQPIIIPDTPSPPVSVITIRSDTDEEEDSKYKPASSNMKMRSNVISYVTVNDSPDSDSSVSSPYVADQLSTLNGLSGIFDVSHSRAAQNQSSSSRTIIVPPLKTQANDCSLDTHMPGILTNTGKTKTSNASNGQSSGSCVSQSSYRSYRMQPLNLSQNQQMGSQEISLNPAPRRQQAYVAPLPSISQAPFTFQHSSPLHSTVHPHLAATASTHLTSQPHMYTYAPTTAASLGSTTSIAHLFSPQGSSRHTTYATHPSTLVHQVPVSVGPSLLTSASVAPAQYPHQFASQSYIGASRGSAIYTGYPLSPANINQYSYL